From the Hydrogenimonas thermophila genome, the window CTGTACATTTGAAGAAGATAGTGTTTATAACCAAAAAGATGCTGAAGGCTTCATTCGCCTAAATGCCCTTCGGTTTATTATTGAAGGTCACGCAAGAAAAAAATAGCGATAACAGATAAATGAAAACAATGGAAAGAAAAAAATGACACTCAACAACCTTATATGGGAAATCTTTTCCGTTGTTTTCGTTGTCGCTTTTGTAGTAATAATCTCTCTTGTTTATCAAAAGTGGATACAGAAAAAGTTTGATGAGTAAATTGAATAACAATTTTTTAATACAAAAATCCAAACAACCATAACGGTATGGTGTTATCATACCCGCTCTCAATATCATCAATAGCAAGATATGCTTCTTTAAGACCTTTTATTTGTTTAATATCTTTTGATCTGCCACCTACCTCAATTGTATATCGTTCATCTACTAAAAAATCTCCTTGATGATGATAATGCACTTGGTGCGATGGTAAAAGTTGTGAAACAATAAAACTCTCTCTAATTGCACCAACATCTGCTTTTGCACATAAAACACTAAATAGATTTGGATTATTAAGAAGTATCTTATTTGGTGTATGCAAAGTTTTATGTCCTTTAGATCCTCTTACAATATGAAGTAGTGAGCCTTTTTGCATATACTCAAGATATTTTGCAAGTGTACTCCAAGAGATGCCTACACCATTTGAGAGTTTTGATTTATTAACTTCATAAGGTGTAGTGCTACAGAGCATATATAGTACCTTTTTTAAAGCATCAAGTTTTTCATAATTTATGCTAAATATTGAAGCGAGATCACTATCTATTGTTGTATGTACAACTTCAAGAAGTCTCTCACTATAAGAGTTTATACCCTCTTTAAAAAATGGATAAGCTCCATATTCCAAATAGTCGCTAAAATATTCAAGCGGTTTTATTTCACTGATTATTTCTACAACAATATCTTCGTGTGAGTGGAGTATCTCTTCTAAACTATAGCTTTTTAAATGTACTATGTTTTTTAGTGCTAAAAACTCTCTAAATGAAAGTATAGGCAGATCATACACCAAAGCTCTTCTTGAAAGATCAGCAAGCTCATGTCTAATGCTCATTGCAGATGAACCAGAAAAAATAACCTGTAAGTCGGTAAAATCATAGATAGCTTTAAGATGTGATGGGAAATCTTTAACTTTATGTATTTCATCAAGTAGTAAAAGTTTTCCACCATGAGTATAAAAGTCATCAGCAATCTCATATATGTTTTCATTGAGTATGGAAGGATGGTCGCAAGATATATAGAGTATTTGTGAAGGTTTGTATTTTGAGGACTTTGCATACTGGTGCATTAAAGTTGTTTTACCACTTCCTCTTCCACCTACAATCCCAATGATTTGTGCAGAAAAATCTATTTTATCGTATAAAAAACGTCTAAATGAGGATGGTTTAATACTCAAAAATCGTTTTGAAAGTTTTGCTAAAATGGGTATCATATCAACTCCAGACTATTAAATGTATTTAATATATTTACTATTGTACTATTAAATGCATTTAATATATCAAAATTTCAACATTTTCACTATTGAAATCAACTGCTTTCTTAACCATTAAAACTCCAATATTAGTAGTTAACTACAACAACCTCTTTTATTTTATCTCTTCCATCGCCTTTGCAATTAATTGCACGATTAGCCATTACTATTTTAATATTATAATCTTTGTAAAGATTTAGTATGAAATCTGTATATGAGTTTGAGAGCATAAAATATGCACCTATGCTATTAATATAGTCGCAAAACTCTTTAAGTCTAAACTGCATATCGTCATCAAAGCCCTTGTCGGTATAGGCAGTAAAACTAGAAGTTGTATTTAAAGGTACATAAGGTGGATCAAGATAGATGAAATCTTCTTTTTTAATCAAAGGTTTGATTATCTCAAAATCACCATTTAAAATCTCTGTATCTTTTAATACTTGGCTACAAGCTCTTAAATTATCTTCATCTAACCATTTAGGGTTTTTATATCTTCCAAAAGGAACATTACATTGCCCTTTTTTATTTACTCTGTACAGTCCATTAAAACCAGTTTTATTGAGATAGATAAAACGGCTTGCCTTTTCAACATCTGACAATTGTTCATAACTCTCTTTATCTCTGTCAAGCTCTCTTATTTTATAATAATACTCTTCTGTATTTTGATGCTTTTTTAGATCCTCTATCAATTCATTAACTCTATCTCTAACAACACAATAAAGGTTTGTTAACTCTGTATTGTAATCGTTTATTACTCCATTTTTTGGTTTTAAAGCAAAGAACAAAGCTCCACCGCCAATGAATGGTTCAAAGTATCGATTGTAGTTTGTTGGCATAAATCTCATTAAATCATCGAGTAACTGACGCTTGCCACCTACCCACTTTACGATTGGTTTGCACATATTTCTACTATTTTTTTAGAGCTATTTCAGCCCTCTCTATAAGATCAGAGATACTAAAGCGAATCACTGCATCATCAATTCGTAACATTGCCGGTACAATCTCAAGGAGAAAATGAAATAGTAAAAGCATTGGAAAGAAAACAGTCAACTCTCTCATAAATACTTTAAAGCTATAGCGTTTTTTTAACCACTCTACTGCTTCAGGTCGTCCGTGAAGCAGTAAAAGTCCTTGAATAGCAAAAACAAATCCCCAACATATATAGGTTAATATTGCTCCATAAACAAGTACATAACCCCAAAACTCTAAATCACTCATTTTCCAAACCATAAAGTTTAATCAACGCTTTTGGATCAGGATCACGTCCAAGCCACTCTCTATAAAGCTCACTCATTGGCCTGCTTGCCCCTTTTTGGAGTATGTGATGTTTATATCCATCAGTCATATCTTTTTTTATTTTACTCTCAAAACATGCAAAAAATGCATCAGCACTCAATACTTCTGCCCATTTATAACTGTAATATCCTGCAGCATATCCACCGGCAAAAATATGTGCAAATCCCCACTGAAAGCGGTTATAGCTTGGTGGTTTAATAAGTGATAGACGGTCTCTAAGAGAGTCTAAAAGTTTTTGTACTTCATCTCCTTGATAGAGTTTTTGATGAAGCATAAAGTCAAAAAGTGCAAACTCCAACTGGCGAAGCATACCCATTGCAGCAAGAAAGTTTTTACTCTTTTTAATCTTTGTCATCAAGTCATCAGGCATCAACTCACCTGTCTCTATATGGCGTGCAAAGCGTTTAAGAACTTCGCTTTCATAGGCAAAATTTTCTAAAAACTGAGATGGAAACTCAACTGCATCCCACTCTACTCCATGAATACCACTGACAAAACGCTCTTTGACCTGACTAAAAAGGTGGTGAATAGCATGTCCCATTTCGTGGAAAAGAGTCACTACATCATCGTGTCGCAAAAGTGATGGTGTATCTTTTGTAGAAGGAGGGAAATTACAAACAACAAAAGCAGATGCCGGATACTCTTTACCGTCAGCATCTTCATGATGTGTTTGCCAATCATTCATCCAAGCCCCGCCACGTTTACTCTCTCTAGCATCCAAATCAAAGTAGATTCGAGCAAAAGCAGAACCAGCCTCTTTTAAATCATAAACTTTTACCTTTTCATTCCAAACAGGTACATCAACTTGCTCAAAAGTTATGCTAAAGAGTTCACTTACAAAATCTAAAAGCCCTTGAAGAACTCTTCCTTGCTCAAAGTATGGACGTGTTATCTCATCATCAAAATCTAATTCAAGTTTTTTTAGTTTTTCACTGTAGTAAGCAACATCATAACTTTCTAGACTCTCACACCCATCCTCTTTTGCCAAAGCCTCAAGTTTTTCAACCTCTTTTTTAGCAAATGGAAGACTTGCATCAGCCAATTCATTTAAAAAGCCAACAACTGCATCATCATTTGGTGCCATTTTACTTGCAAGTGATAGTTCACTGAAGTGATCAAAGCCAAGAAGTTTAGCCTTCTCATCACGAAGTCTTAGAATCTCATCTATAACTTCCTGGTTTTCAGGAGCTCTTGTAACATACGCTTTGTAAAGCTCTTCTCTAAGTTTACGGTTTGGTCCATAAGTCATATATGCCATATAACTTGGAATTTGAAGCGTAAATCTCCAAACAGTTTTTCCATCCTTTTCGGTTTTTGCCAACTCCAAATCACTTTCAGGCAAACCTTCTACATCTTTTGGATCTTCTATTATGAGTTCATAAGCATTTGTTGCATCCAAAAGGTTTTGAGAAAAGCGGTTGTTTAATTCACTCAAACGAAGATTAATCTCTTCAAGTCTTTTTTTCTCATTTTCAGGAAGATCAACACCAGAAAGCTTGAAGTCACGGATCTCTTGACGAATAACCTCTTTTTGAGCCAAATCATTAGAATCAATCTTTGAAAAAGCCTCATACAGCTCTCTGTTTTGAGAAAGTTTGGTATGGTAACGTGAAAGCAAAGGTAAAGAGTTTTCATAAGCTGTTTGGGTATCTTTTGAATTTTCTACACTGTTAAGATGCGAAAGTGGAGTAAAAAATAGATCCAGCTTTTCAAAACTCTCCATATATGGACGTACAAAGTTATTGTACGTTTTATCTTCTTTACTAAGCAACTCTTCAATTAACTTTTCATTCTTTTCCAAAATAGTATTAAGTTCTTTAGAAAAATTTTCAAAATCAGGGGTTTTAAAAGGTACAAACATCTTGCCATCCATTCAGAGTTTTTTTATAATTATAGCCGATTTTACGCTATTTTCGATATAATCTCTCCAATATTGAGTGAAGGAGAATATTTTTATGAAAGTTTTACTTATAAAAGATGTAAAAAGTCTAGGAAAAGCCGGAGAAATCAAAGAAGTTAAAGATGGATACGGTAAAAACTTTCTTGTTGCAAAAGGATTTGCAAAAGTAGCAACAGATGAAGTAATAGAAGCTTGGAAGGAAGAGCAAAAGCGAAAAGCCCAAGAGGAAGCAGCTGAGATTGCTCGTTTGGAAGATTTAAAAAAGAGACTTGAGAGTACAAACCTTGTAATTTCTAAAAAGCTTGGTGCCAACGGATCTCTTTTTGGGGCAATTACAAACACAGATGTAGCTGATGCTCTTAAAAAGAGCGGTATTGAAATAGATAAAAAATTGATTCATATAGACCATGCAATTAAAGCTACTGGTTCTTATGAAGCAGATGTTAAGCTTGGTCACGGTATACACGCAAAGCTAAAGTTTGAAGTAATTGGAGAGTAATGAATGTTTGAAGCAACAACCATACTTGCATATAGATCAGATGACTACTCCGTCATTGGCGGTGATGGTCAAGTAACATTTGGTCATGCCGTTTTAAAAGGCAATGCCACCAAAATCAGATCTCTTTACAATGGGCAAGTACTTGCCGGTTTTGCCGGAAGTACTGCAGATGCCTTTAATCTTTTTGATATGTTTGAAGGATTCTTACAAAGCCGTAAAGGTGATATACTAAAAGCTGTTATAGATTTTTCCAAAGAGTGGAGAAAAGATAAAGTACTTAGACGACTAGAAGCAATGATGATTGTACTTAACAATGATCACATTTTTATATTAAGCGGAAATGGTGATGTAGTTGAACCAGAAGATGGAAAGATAGCAGCCATTGGAAGTGGTGGCAACTTTGCTATTTCAGCAGCAAGAGCATTAGACAAACATGCTGATTTAAATCCTAAAAAACTCGTTGAAGAGAGTCTTCATATAGCAGCAGATCTTTGTATCTATACAAACCACAATATCAAAACATTGGAATTGAAAAGATGAGTAAAATAGAAAATATGACACCAAAAGCGATAGTAGAATATCTAGATAACTATGTAATCGGACAAACTAAAGCTAAAAAGACTATTGCAGTAGCGTTGCGTAACCGTTTTAGACGAATGCAGCTTCCTAAAGATATTCAAGATGAGATTATGCCAAAAAACATCCTGATGATCGGTTCAACAGGTGTTGGTAAAACTGAAATAGCAAGACGTTTGGCAAAGATGCTTGGATACCCTTTTGTTAAAGTGGAAGCAAGCAAATATACAGAAGTCGGTTTTGTAGGTCGTGATGTTGAGTCTATGATACGTGACCTTGTTTCAACATCTATCAATCTTGTCAAGCAAGAGCAAAAAGAGCTCAAAAAAACTGAGATTGATGAGTATGTTGAAAAGATGATTATAGAAAAACTTCTACCACCTCTTCCAAAAGGTGCAACAGAAGCAAAACAGCAAGAGTATGAAAACAGTTTTGAAAAAATGCGCCAAAGATTAAAAAATGGTGAATTGGATAATCTAAAAATAGAGATTGAAGCTCCTTCATTTACAGTTGAAATAGATTCAAATCTGCCACCAGAACTTGGCAAAGTACAAGAGTCGCTTGCAAAAGTATTTGGTGGTCTAAATAAAGAGAATAAAAAAGAGGTCACTGTAAAAGAGGCTAAAAATATTCTTCGACAAACAGCAAGTGAACGAATTCTTGATGAAGAGCAGATAAAACAAGAGGCTTTACGCCGTGCACAAGAGGGAGGAATAATCTTCCTTGATGAGATTGATAAAATTGCAGTTTCAAGTCAAAACAGCGGTCGCCAAGACCCAAGCAAAGAGGGAGTTCAACGAGATCTTCTTCCAATTGTAGAAGGTAGCACTGTAAATACAAAATATGGTCCTGTAGAGACTGATCACATTCTGTTTATAGCAGCTGGGGCTTTCCATGTTAGTAAGCCAAGTGATCTGATTCCTGAACTACAGGGACGTTTCCCTCTTAGAGTAGAACTTGACAGTTTAACAGAAGAAGCTCTTTATGAAATCTTGACTAAGCCTAAAAATTCTCTGATTAAACAGTATCAGGCTCTGCTTAGTGTTGAAGGAATGGAGCTTGAGTTTGAAGAAGAGGCTCTTAAAGCTATTGCAAAACTAAGTTTCCAGGCAAATGAAAGAACTGAAGATATCGGTGCAAGAAGATTACATACTGTCATTGAAAAAGTACTAGAAGAGATCAGCTTTGATGCTGATACATATGAAGGTCAAACATTTACTATTACAGCTGAATATGTACATGAAAAACTAGATATGATTGTAGAGAATGAAGATGTTGCACGATACATCCTCTAATATTGCGACGAAAGCAGGCTTTGTAGCCGTCGTCGGTCGTCCTAATGCCGGTAAAAGCACTCTGCTTAACTGGCTTGTGGGCGAAAAACTTGCAATGGTCAGCAAAAAGGCGCAGGCTACACGAAAGCGTATGAACATCATTGTTATGCATGAAAATGCACAAATCATCTTTGTTGATACTCCTGGTATTCATGAAAAAGAGCGTCTTTTAAATCAGTTTATGCTCTCTGAAGCGATCAAAGCTATAGGTGATTGCGATCTTGTACTCTTTTTAGCTCCTGCTAAAGATAAACTGGAACACTACAAAAAGTTTTTAGAACTTAATGCTAAAAATAGACCTCACATTGTTGTTTTGACAAAAATTGATGAAGTAAGTCAAGAAGCACTGCTTGCCAAGATAGCTGAATATCAAGCATTTCAAGATAAATTTTTAGCACTGATTCCAGTCTCTGTTACAAAAGGTGTAGGGAAAGATCAGCTTCTAGATGAGATAACCAAACATCTGCCCCACTCTCCTTGGCTTTATGATCCTGAACTTTTGACGACAACAAATATTCGTGAGATTTACAAAGAGATGATTCGTGAATCTATTTTCGATAATCTGAGTGACGAAATTCCTTATGAAACGGATGTCATTATAGAAAAGATTGATGAATTACCACATTTGGATCGCGTTCAAGCAACCATTATTACTGAAAAAAAGAGTCAAAAGATGATCATTGTCGGTAAAGGCGGTTCAACAATAAAGCGTATTGGACGAGATGCCAGAATGAAAATGGAGCAGTTTTCTCAAAAAAAGATATATCTAGAACTTTTTGTTTCAGTAAAAAGCGGCTGGTCTAAGAACAAAAAATCACTCTCTGAAATTGGTTATAATTTTGATTAAATTATAATATTTTTCTATATTGCTCTATTTATTGTTCAAACATCTTTTTAAGTTCATTTCAGATAGAATTTAAATACCGAAGATGTATGATCAATAAAATGAGAGTGATATTATGTTTTTTTCAAAAAAAAGTATATCTAAATCTGAACAGACCGACCTTAATAAAATAGTTTCTATTGATCCTTATAACTCAATCTACTATCAACTTCAAAACAATACACTGAATAAAGTTAAAAAACTTGAGTTCAATAAAAAAAATCATGTTGTATCTACACTAAATACAAAAGATTTTATTTCTACTGTTATTGAACTTAGTATTAATATTCCAAATGAAGATTTAAAAGATGCTATTGAATTAAAAACATATGAAGATTTAGGGCTAGATCAAACTTTAGCATATGTTATACGCTTTGAAGAGATTTTAGATCGCAACTCTGAAAACAAGCGTTTTTTTAATGTATTTGTTACTGAACCTAATACAATAGAAGAGACTTTTCAATCTATTAAAGAGCAAGTAAAATTCATAGATGCTATATATCCAAAACCTTATTTAATTCAAAACTTATATGAAAAAAATATTCTCAGCCCATTTGGAATACATGGATTTTTATATTTTCAAAGAGAAGATGCCTTTGTTGCTCTTTTTAAGGATGGTAAATATTTATACTCTAAATCTATTAAATTTTCATTTGAAACTATATATGAACATTTTTGCGAACTATATGGTGAAAGAGTAGATGAAGATACTTTTTTTGAAATTATACGCAAAGATGGTATAAACAGTTCAAATTTAGACTACCAAAGTCATTTAAAAAAACTTTTTACAGAAATATTTTTACATATAAATGATATTTTTTTATATACCAAAAGAGCTTTTGAAATAGATTCAATCGATCTTTTTTTTGTGGGTTCATACTTTGGCAAAATAGAAGGAATTGATGAATATATAACTACCTATTTAGGCATAAATTCATCAAACTTTGATTTTGATTATGGAATAGAAAATATAGGTAATGAGTATATAGACCAGTTTCACTATTTAAGTTGTATAGAAGCGCAAAAAACTCTTCAAGGAACTTCAACAGCTCCAAACTTTACACTATTTTTTAGACCTCCTCCATTTGTTATGAGGCGCAGTGGAAAGTTCATTATTACTCTATCTGCGGCTACACTGATAGTGCTTTCTCTTCCTGTTTATAACTACATATATGACTCTTTTATTAAAATAGATATTAAATTACTGCAAAATGAGACAAATAAAATAACCAAACTGAGCAATGCTATTCGTAGTGAAATAAAAAGTAAAGAAAATATTAAAAAAAGCATTGAATCAAAA encodes:
- a CDS encoding ATP-binding protein; the protein is MIPILAKLSKRFLSIKPSSFRRFLYDKIDFSAQIIGIVGGRGSGKTTLMHQYAKSSKYKPSQILYISCDHPSILNENIYEIADDFYTHGGKLLLLDEIHKVKDFPSHLKAIYDFTDLQVIFSGSSAMSIRHELADLSRRALVYDLPILSFREFLALKNIVHLKSYSLEEILHSHEDIVVEIISEIKPLEYFSDYLEYGAYPFFKEGINSYSERLLEVVHTTIDSDLASIFSINYEKLDALKKVLYMLCSTTPYEVNKSKLSNGVGISWSTLAKYLEYMQKGSLLHIVRGSKGHKTLHTPNKILLNNPNLFSVLCAKADVGAIRESFIVSQLLPSHQVHYHHQGDFLVDERYTIEVGGRSKDIKQIKGLKEAYLAIDDIESGYDNTIPLWLFGFLY
- a CDS encoding DNA adenine methylase — translated: MCKPIVKWVGGKRQLLDDLMRFMPTNYNRYFEPFIGGGALFFALKPKNGVINDYNTELTNLYCVVRDRVNELIEDLKKHQNTEEYYYKIRELDRDKESYEQLSDVEKASRFIYLNKTGFNGLYRVNKKGQCNVPFGRYKNPKWLDEDNLRACSQVLKDTEILNGDFEIIKPLIKKEDFIYLDPPYVPLNTTSSFTAYTDKGFDDDMQFRLKEFCDYINSIGAYFMLSNSYTDFILNLYKDYNIKIVMANRAINCKGDGRDKIKEVVVVNY
- the hslU gene encoding HslU--HslV peptidase ATPase subunit → MSKIENMTPKAIVEYLDNYVIGQTKAKKTIAVALRNRFRRMQLPKDIQDEIMPKNILMIGSTGVGKTEIARRLAKMLGYPFVKVEASKYTEVGFVGRDVESMIRDLVSTSINLVKQEQKELKKTEIDEYVEKMIIEKLLPPLPKGATEAKQQEYENSFEKMRQRLKNGELDNLKIEIEAPSFTVEIDSNLPPELGKVQESLAKVFGGLNKENKKEVTVKEAKNILRQTASERILDEEQIKQEALRRAQEGGIIFLDEIDKIAVSSQNSGRQDPSKEGVQRDLLPIVEGSTVNTKYGPVETDHILFIAAGAFHVSKPSDLIPELQGRFPLRVELDSLTEEALYEILTKPKNSLIKQYQALLSVEGMELEFEEEALKAIAKLSFQANERTEDIGARRLHTVIEKVLEEISFDADTYEGQTFTITAEYVHEKLDMIVENEDVARYIL
- the hslV gene encoding ATP-dependent protease subunit HslV, with the protein product MFEATTILAYRSDDYSVIGGDGQVTFGHAVLKGNATKIRSLYNGQVLAGFAGSTADAFNLFDMFEGFLQSRKGDILKAVIDFSKEWRKDKVLRRLEAMMIVLNNDHIFILSGNGDVVEPEDGKIAAIGSGGNFAISAARALDKHADLNPKKLVEESLHIAADLCIYTNHNIKTLELKR
- the rplI gene encoding 50S ribosomal protein L9, coding for MKVLLIKDVKSLGKAGEIKEVKDGYGKNFLVAKGFAKVATDEVIEAWKEEQKRKAQEEAAEIARLEDLKKRLESTNLVISKKLGANGSLFGAITNTDVADALKKSGIEIDKKLIHIDHAIKATGSYEADVKLGHGIHAKLKFEVIGE
- the era gene encoding GTPase Era, whose amino-acid sequence is MKMLHDTSSNIATKAGFVAVVGRPNAGKSTLLNWLVGEKLAMVSKKAQATRKRMNIIVMHENAQIIFVDTPGIHEKERLLNQFMLSEAIKAIGDCDLVLFLAPAKDKLEHYKKFLELNAKNRPHIVVLTKIDEVSQEALLAKIAEYQAFQDKFLALIPVSVTKGVGKDQLLDEITKHLPHSPWLYDPELLTTTNIREIYKEMIRESIFDNLSDEIPYETDVIIEKIDELPHLDRVQATIITEKKSQKMIIVGKGGSTIKRIGRDARMKMEQFSQKKIYLELFVSVKSGWSKNKKSLSEIGYNFD
- a CDS encoding M3 family metallopeptidase; the protein is MDGKMFVPFKTPDFENFSKELNTILEKNEKLIEELLSKEDKTYNNFVRPYMESFEKLDLFFTPLSHLNSVENSKDTQTAYENSLPLLSRYHTKLSQNRELYEAFSKIDSNDLAQKEVIRQEIRDFKLSGVDLPENEKKRLEEINLRLSELNNRFSQNLLDATNAYELIIEDPKDVEGLPESDLELAKTEKDGKTVWRFTLQIPSYMAYMTYGPNRKLREELYKAYVTRAPENQEVIDEILRLRDEKAKLLGFDHFSELSLASKMAPNDDAVVGFLNELADASLPFAKKEVEKLEALAKEDGCESLESYDVAYYSEKLKKLELDFDDEITRPYFEQGRVLQGLLDFVSELFSITFEQVDVPVWNEKVKVYDLKEAGSAFARIYFDLDARESKRGGAWMNDWQTHHEDADGKEYPASAFVVCNFPPSTKDTPSLLRHDDVVTLFHEMGHAIHHLFSQVKERFVSGIHGVEWDAVEFPSQFLENFAYESEVLKRFARHIETGELMPDDLMTKIKKSKNFLAAMGMLRQLEFALFDFMLHQKLYQGDEVQKLLDSLRDRLSLIKPPSYNRFQWGFAHIFAGGYAAGYYSYKWAEVLSADAFFACFESKIKKDMTDGYKHHILQKGASRPMSELYREWLGRDPDPKALIKLYGLENE